From the genome of Gracilibacillus salitolerans, one region includes:
- the recR gene encoding recombination mediator RecR, with the protein MYYPEPISKLIDSFTKLPGIGPKTAVRLAFFVLNMKEDDVLDFAKALANAKRELTHCSTCGHITDQDPCAICQDDMRDQSLICVVQDPKDVIAMEKMKEFNGKYHVLHGAISPMDGIGPEDINVPSLINRLKDEGIKELILATNPNIEGEATAMYISRLVKPSGIKTTRIAHGLPMGGDLEYADEVTLSKALEGRREV; encoded by the coding sequence ATGTATTATCCCGAACCGATATCAAAGCTGATTGATAGCTTTACCAAACTGCCAGGAATCGGTCCCAAAACTGCCGTTCGCCTGGCTTTTTTTGTTTTAAATATGAAAGAAGATGATGTGTTGGACTTTGCGAAAGCACTGGCCAACGCAAAACGTGAACTGACACATTGCAGTACATGCGGACATATTACTGATCAGGACCCATGTGCCATCTGCCAGGATGATATGCGTGATCAATCCTTAATATGTGTTGTGCAAGATCCAAAAGACGTTATTGCAATGGAAAAAATGAAAGAATTCAATGGTAAGTATCATGTCTTACATGGTGCAATATCTCCGATGGACGGGATTGGTCCGGAAGATATTAATGTACCATCATTGATTAACCGTTTAAAAGATGAAGGAATAAAAGAATTAATTTTAGCAACAAATCCCAATATTGAAGGGGAAGCAACTGCGATGTATATCTCAAGATTGGTGAAGCCTTCAGGAATAAAAACTACACGAATTGCTCATGGTCTGCCAATGGGAGGAGATTTAGAGTATGCCGATGAGGTAACGCTCTCCAAAGCATTAGAAGGCAGAAGAGAAGTGTAA
- the ablB gene encoding putative beta-lysine N-acetyltransferase, with product MKMLQKSAYDLTFFGQHITVEPTSRRIKVYQLPQTTYMNAFMDRLQRLAKETNCDKLIFYVLPNKQEMMKSYDADYEGMIQGFFNGETALIYAIFLNSDRKQSEDSEAEKQVMQNIKERMKEGLTFDLSEGYSMRWAEKKDASQMALLYKTVFKSYPTPMNDPEFIKEIMQNQVYFSIIEKEGSVVSACSADVLPEYQSAELSDCATYPNHRGKQLLSYQVSRLIPRVKQMGINVLFSYSRSVSVGMNLVNVKHGFQYGGKMIRNSNIAGSMENMNIWYKIL from the coding sequence ATGAAAATGCTACAAAAATCAGCATATGATCTGACCTTTTTTGGTCAACATATAACTGTAGAACCGACTAGCAGGCGAATAAAGGTATATCAACTACCCCAAACAACATATATGAATGCTTTTATGGATCGTTTGCAAAGACTCGCAAAGGAAACTAATTGTGATAAATTAATTTTTTATGTATTACCTAACAAACAAGAGATGATGAAGTCTTATGATGCTGATTATGAAGGCATGATTCAAGGTTTTTTTAACGGTGAAACAGCTCTCATTTATGCTATCTTTCTAAATTCTGATCGCAAACAATCAGAGGATTCAGAAGCAGAAAAACAAGTGATGCAAAATATCAAAGAACGAATGAAAGAGGGTTTAACGTTTGATTTATCAGAAGGATATTCGATGAGATGGGCAGAGAAAAAAGATGCTTCTCAAATGGCATTATTGTATAAAACCGTATTTAAATCTTACCCCACCCCTATGAATGATCCAGAATTTATTAAGGAAATAATGCAAAATCAGGTCTATTTCTCCATTATTGAGAAAGAGGGCTCTGTCGTTAGTGCCTGTTCAGCAGATGTATTGCCAGAATATCAATCAGCTGAACTATCTGATTGTGCCACTTATCCGAATCATCGCGGCAAACAATTGTTATCCTATCAAGTGTCTCGTTTGATACCAAGAGTTAAACAGATGGGAATCAATGTGTTATTTTCGTATTCACGTTCCGTATCAGTTGGAATGAATTTAGTGAATGTAAAACATGGATTTCAATATGGCGGAAAAATGATTCGAAATAGTAACATTGCCGGAAGCATGGAAAATATGAATATCTGGTACAAAATACTTTAA
- a CDS encoding YbaB/EbfC family nucleoid-associated protein: protein MRGGGNMNKMMKQMQKMQKDMMKAQDELQEMTFEATAGGGMVKVVANGKKEITDIEINEEVVDPDDIEMLQDLILAATNEVLKEVEDKTNDTMGKFTKGLNLPGGMF from the coding sequence ATGCGTGGTGGAGGAAACATGAATAAAATGATGAAACAAATGCAGAAAATGCAAAAGGATATGATGAAAGCTCAAGATGAGTTACAGGAAATGACGTTTGAAGCTACTGCTGGTGGTGGAATGGTAAAAGTAGTGGCGAATGGTAAGAAGGAAATTACGGATATTGAAATCAATGAAGAAGTAGTAGATCCAGATGATATCGAAATGTTACAAGACCTTATTTTAGCAGCTACAAACGAAGTACTTAAAGAAGTAGAAGATAAAACGAATGATACGATGGGCAAATTTACTAAAGGCTTAAATTTACCTGGAGGCATGTTCTAG
- a CDS encoding YaaL family protein, translating to MFRSKKVKKAELDQELLDKIFQLKKEWNYLEDILNRSIEPSEFGQFDLAIAKAKYFYLLREAKERKLSAIK from the coding sequence ATGTTTCGTTCCAAAAAAGTAAAAAAAGCAGAACTAGATCAAGAATTGTTAGATAAAATATTTCAATTAAAGAAGGAATGGAACTATTTAGAGGATATTTTGAATCGAAGCATTGAGCCGAGTGAATTTGGCCAATTTGATCTAGCAATTGCAAAAGCAAAGTATTTTTATTTGCTAAGAGAAGCTAAAGAGCGAAAATTATCTGCTATTAAATAG
- a CDS encoding ATP-grasp domain-containing protein: MTFELPIQDTSFKVNDQQDRKLIQQKQTGPIKLKHAKPAKGKKIALIGWSIPTMEAMDRIQRPYIVVSLPEFKDYAEKHEIPFYAWQFDKDIDYEQVYQKAEDLFKELQELDVDHAIPLFEETVEWAGALNAYFRQDPKVFHHSVLFRDKAMMKRRAHIGGLKVGVFEEANDKEQVRQFFRRINASLLRHHEEDHDPIHVKALNKAGAAGHRMIRSEEDIDTKLTDDNFPSLVESHLKGIEVSCEAFIHQGKLLFLNITEYIVFGYSMMVPPSPEIEKYRPAIREEVQKLVDAFDISYGIIHPEFFITDDEQVYFGEVAYRIPGGHIFDLMQKTYDFNPYEGHILCCDPNTTEEEVKDFFPKEDQTNGHAGSFLVYPKKNTVQGVNIPDELEEHPGFDKHTLFKPMQVKVQDQEGYGNHLGTVFFHHEDHQQVKQPLTDYVEHDFFM, translated from the coding sequence ATGACATTTGAACTACCAATTCAAGATACTTCATTCAAAGTAAATGATCAACAGGATCGTAAATTGATTCAGCAAAAACAAACAGGGCCAATAAAACTCAAACATGCTAAACCTGCAAAAGGAAAGAAGATAGCTCTTATCGGTTGGAGTATACCTACAATGGAGGCAATGGATCGTATCCAGCGACCATATATCGTCGTAAGTTTGCCGGAGTTTAAGGATTACGCAGAAAAGCATGAGATTCCTTTTTATGCTTGGCAATTTGATAAGGATATCGATTACGAGCAAGTATATCAGAAAGCTGAAGATCTTTTTAAAGAATTACAGGAACTGGACGTCGATCATGCCATTCCGTTATTTGAAGAAACAGTGGAATGGGCCGGTGCGTTAAACGCATATTTTAGACAAGATCCTAAAGTTTTTCATCATTCTGTTCTGTTTCGCGATAAAGCAATGATGAAACGTAGAGCTCATATTGGTGGACTTAAGGTTGGGGTGTTTGAAGAAGCAAATGACAAAGAACAAGTTCGTCAGTTTTTCCGACGAATCAATGCTTCATTATTACGTCATCATGAAGAAGATCATGATCCAATACATGTGAAGGCTCTGAATAAAGCGGGAGCTGCTGGTCATCGAATGATTCGATCAGAAGAAGATATCGATACGAAACTTACGGATGATAATTTTCCTAGCTTGGTGGAAAGTCATTTAAAAGGAATCGAAGTATCCTGTGAAGCCTTTATCCATCAGGGGAAATTATTGTTTTTAAACATTACCGAGTATATTGTGTTTGGCTACTCGATGATGGTGCCTCCTTCACCAGAAATAGAAAAGTATCGTCCAGCCATTCGTGAAGAAGTACAAAAGTTAGTCGATGCATTTGATATATCGTACGGCATTATTCATCCTGAATTTTTTATTACTGATGATGAACAAGTATATTTTGGTGAAGTAGCATACCGGATTCCTGGAGGCCATATTTTTGATCTAATGCAGAAAACATATGATTTTAATCCATATGAAGGCCATATTCTTTGTTGCGATCCGAACACTACAGAGGAAGAAGTGAAAGATTTCTTTCCAAAGGAGGATCAAACAAATGGACATGCCGGCAGTTTCTTAGTTTATCCCAAGAAAAATACGGTACAAGGTGTGAATATTCCTGATGAGTTGGAAGAGCATCCAGGTTTTGATAAGCACACATTATTTAAGCCTATGCAAGTTAAAGTGCAAGATCAAGAGGGATATGGTAATCATTTAGGAACTGTATTTTTTCACCATGAAGATCATCAACAAGTAAAACAACCATTAACCGATTATGTCGAACATGATTTTTTTATGTAA
- a CDS encoding pro-sigmaK processing inhibitor BofA family protein, whose product MNWWIVAGIVVLIVILLTKGIPVNFVKGSGQVVMKVTVGVLFLFFFNLFGASFGLHIPINVFTAIIVGMLGIPGIACLTAISVFVI is encoded by the coding sequence ATGAATTGGTGGATTGTAGCAGGAATAGTAGTATTAATCGTTATTTTGCTCACGAAAGGAATACCAGTGAATTTCGTTAAAGGCAGTGGGCAAGTTGTGATGAAAGTTACAGTGGGTGTTTTATTTCTGTTTTTCTTTAACTTGTTTGGTGCATCTTTTGGGTTGCATATACCCATCAATGTATTTACAGCGATTATCGTAGGGATGTTAGGCATTCCAGGTATCGCTTGTTTGACTGCAATCAGTGTTTTTGTAATTTAA
- the dnaX gene encoding DNA polymerase III subunit gamma/tau: MGYQALYRVWRPKNFEDVVGQVHITRTLQNAIMQDKFTHAYLFSGPRGTGKTSAAKIFAKAVNCQNGPSLEPCNQCDACIGIQDGSISDVVEIDAASNNGVEQIRDIRDKVKYAPSAVTYKVYIIDEVHMLSIGAFNALLKTLEEPPKHVIFVLATTEPHKIPLTIISRCQRFDFKRIAQSAMVDRMKKIIGTEEIAVTDEALEAVALSAEGGMRDALSLLDQAISYSEDQVTIEDVLAVTGSVSQAKLAKVVNTMHTNEVKATLLEIDGMIQEGKEPGRFVFDLIYYLRDVLLYQTAPSLENVLERAIVDDAFKELAEKLDSEWIQLAIKELNQCQQEIKWTNSPKVFIEVAVLKICNQEPDIKADVASTTAIEQLNDKIRKLEQQLMNMEKQPSQDTQTEKQQPAPKRSASTNRNSYKVPYDRIRHVLNDASKAAIQKVKSQWPTFMDALKKQSAPAHATIQNSKPSAASEDIIIIAFRYEIHCSLALEHKQTIELMLSETIGQNVTFIPIPEADWTSLREEYVRKQKQQEDGEDEPDNSSSQEEVDPVVDAARELVGDDLLEIHD, encoded by the coding sequence ATGGGATATCAAGCATTATATCGTGTCTGGCGTCCAAAGAATTTCGAAGATGTAGTAGGACAAGTACATATTACACGTACCTTGCAAAATGCGATCATGCAAGATAAGTTTACCCATGCTTACCTTTTTTCAGGTCCCCGAGGTACGGGAAAAACAAGTGCGGCTAAAATTTTTGCCAAAGCAGTTAATTGCCAAAATGGCCCATCCTTAGAGCCATGTAACCAATGTGATGCATGTATTGGAATTCAGGATGGCTCGATTTCAGACGTGGTAGAAATTGATGCAGCTTCTAATAATGGTGTTGAACAAATCCGAGATATTCGTGACAAAGTAAAATATGCACCAAGTGCGGTGACGTATAAAGTATATATTATTGATGAAGTTCATATGTTATCAATTGGTGCGTTTAATGCATTGTTAAAAACTTTAGAAGAGCCGCCTAAACATGTTATTTTTGTATTAGCAACAACGGAACCACACAAAATCCCGTTAACGATTATCTCAAGGTGTCAACGATTCGATTTTAAACGAATCGCCCAATCGGCCATGGTTGATCGAATGAAGAAGATTATCGGAACTGAGGAAATCGCTGTGACCGATGAGGCTTTAGAGGCGGTTGCGCTATCCGCAGAAGGTGGGATGCGTGATGCGTTAAGTTTATTAGATCAAGCTATTTCTTATAGTGAAGATCAAGTAACGATTGAAGATGTGCTCGCTGTAACTGGCTCCGTTTCACAAGCTAAACTGGCAAAAGTAGTCAATACAATGCATACAAATGAAGTAAAAGCAACGTTACTGGAGATTGATGGGATGATCCAGGAAGGAAAGGAGCCTGGTCGTTTTGTATTTGATCTTATATACTATTTACGTGATGTATTGCTATATCAGACGGCTCCATCTCTTGAAAATGTGCTGGAGCGGGCTATTGTGGACGATGCCTTTAAAGAATTAGCAGAAAAGTTGGATTCAGAATGGATTCAACTGGCGATCAAAGAACTGAATCAATGCCAGCAGGAAATCAAGTGGACCAATAGTCCGAAGGTTTTTATCGAAGTGGCGGTATTAAAAATTTGTAATCAAGAACCTGATATAAAAGCAGATGTTGCTTCAACAACTGCTATAGAGCAATTAAACGATAAAATTCGAAAGTTAGAACAGCAACTGATGAACATGGAGAAACAGCCAAGTCAAGATACACAAACAGAGAAACAACAGCCTGCACCAAAACGAAGTGCATCAACGAATCGCAACAGCTATAAAGTACCTTATGACCGGATCAGGCACGTTCTAAATGACGCTTCTAAAGCCGCGATCCAAAAAGTTAAATCACAGTGGCCTACTTTTATGGATGCTTTAAAGAAACAAAGTGCCCCAGCACATGCAACAATTCAAAATAGTAAGCCAAGTGCGGCATCTGAAGATATCATTATCATTGCATTTCGATATGAAATTCACTGTTCACTTGCATTAGAGCATAAACAAACGATAGAATTAATGTTATCCGAGACTATCGGGCAGAATGTAACTTTTATTCCGATACCAGAAGCTGATTGGACTAGTTTACGTGAAGAATATGTTCGTAAACAGAAACAACAAGAGGATGGTGAGGATGAACCGGATAACTCTTCATCTCAAGAAGAAGTAGATCCAGTGGTAGATGCTGCCAGGGAGTTAGTCGGTGATGATTTATTAGAAATACATGATTAA